DNA from Roseimicrobium sp. ORNL1:
GGCTGGAGTGCCTCAAGCGCGGTGAACGCATCGGCGCGGTGGTCTCGGATGAAGGGCAGTGGTGGGATCTGGGCGATCGCGAAAGCTACCTCGATGCGCATGCAGCGCTCTGGGGCGGCGTGGAGAACGGCCAGCTCAAGTACCTCGCGGATGGCCTGGCGCCGGCGAATGTGAGCTTCGTGTCCCCGAAGGCCGATGTGCATCATTCCGTGTCCCTGAAAGGCGTGAATGTCATTTCCGAGGGAGCGGTCGTGGGTGTGAATGCGACTTTACGCGACTGCATTCTGTGGCCCGGAGCGAAGGTCGCAGACCTGGCCTTCCTGAACCGTTGCATTGTGCGTCGTGGCATGACGGCTGAAGGAGTGCTCAACGGGAAAGATGTGTAGGGACGGCTTGCAATCCGGGCCGGGGCATCCAAGACTCCGCCCTTCCGCTCCCGCCCCCCATGCCCGACGATACCGAACTCCTCCAGCTCACCCGCAAGGCCCTGCCCGACTGGCCCCGTGCCATGGCGCTCGAAGCTATTGTAAAGGGCGGCTCGGACCGGCGCTTCTACCGGCTGGGTTTCGAGAGTGCCACAGATGCCGGTGTGATCCTGATGGTGTACACCATGGCGCGCCCGGACAATCCCCGCTTCGTGCCCGCCACCCATCGCCTGGCCAATCTCGGTGTGCAGGTGCCACGCATCTTCGCGCATGATGCCGAAACCATGTGCGTTTGGGTCGAGGATCTCGGCAATGTGGATCTGCACGCCTATCGTGACGAGCCTTGGGAAACCAGAAGGCCGCTGTACCAAGCGACGCTCGCTGAGGCGGCGCATCTGCATAACGTGGATGCCTCCGCGCTGAGCACCGAGGACATCGCCGAGATGGAGCTGTGCTTCGATGAAGCGCTGTATGAATGGGAGCAGAACTATTTCCTCACGCACTTCGTGAGGGGATTTTCCGGAAGAGATACGAGCACCCCTGAGTTTGCCGAAGCGCGTGAAGCTTTGCAGTCGCTCCGCAGCCATCTTGCTTCCTTGCCACGTGGCTTGGTGCATCGTGATTTCCAGAGTCAAAACGTGCTCATCCGCGAAGGCTCCGCATGGCTGATTGACTACCAGGGCGTGCGCCCCGGTCTCGCGGAGTATGACCTCGCTTCGCTGTTGCTGGATCCGTACGTCACGCTGTCCGATGCCGAGCGCGATGAGTTGCTGGCCTGGTATGCCGCACACACCGGACGTGATCTCACCACCATGCGTGAGACCTATCTCCTCTGCGCCGCCCAACGTCTCATGCAGGCCCTCGGCGCCTATGCGAACCTGAGCCGCAACCTGAACAAGCCGCACTTCGAGCAGCATATCCCCGTGGCCGTGGAGAGATTGAAGGCAGTGTATGAAGCGCATCCGATGCTTAAGGCACTGCTGCCGCTGCTGGGCGAGTGAGTTCACGTGGGTGGGTTTCCAGGCCTGATTTCTTAGCCGCAAAAAGACGCAAAAAACACAAGAGGGAAGGACTCTTGGTGTTGCTACCCCATTCGATGTAGCAGGATCTGACGTCGATCCTTTTTTGAGTCTCTTGCGTTTTTTGCGGCTAAAAGATCAGTATTATTCCCGCTCAACTACGCGCCGCTTCGTTGACGCATTGTCATTCTACCTCATCCCAAAGAACGCCGTTTCCGGCGGAAGCACACCGCTTTGCACGGTCTTCGCAAGCACCTCACCCATGGCGGAGGAGAGCTTGAAACCATGCCCCGAGCAGCAAGAAGTCAGCAGCACCTGCGGATGCTCCGGATGAAATCCAATGATGAAATTCCTGTCCACGGAATCCGTGTAGAGACACGTCTTCGCGCGGTCTATCTCATGCACCAGGCCAGGGAACGCCGTGCGCAAAAACGGCGTGAGTGCCGCATCATCTTCAGAACGGATGCCAAAATCGCGTGCATCCGCATGTTCCAGATACTCGCCGCCGCTATCCTCCGCACTCTTCATCGTCGTGCCGTCGAGCGTGGGAAATCCATAGAACGCCTGCTCCCGCTGCGCCCAGATCCACACGGGAGTATCACGGAATCGTTCGGCTTCAGAAACACGGTGCCAGAACATCACTTTGCGACGCACACGCAGAGGAATGCCGAGCTTCGCAAACTCCGGCATCACCCAAGCACCGGTCGTGAGAATAAGTTTGCTCGCACTGAGTGTCCGATTCGCCGTACGCACGCGCACACCATTGCCATCCGCACTCCATTCCAACAACGGCTCGCCTGCGAATACATCGGCTCCATGCACGCACGCGCGCGCGGCGTGAGTCGCCACGCATTTCTCTGGCGAGAGATAACCACCATCGCGATCATGATAAATAACCTGGTCCTCCGGCACCTGCATCGCGGGATGCAATGCACGCGCTTCCGCTGAAGTGATGCGGTCCAATGCCAGACCTGCCTCCTGAGAAGCACCTTCGAGCTTGGCAATGAATTCGCTCTCCAGTTCGCCGATGCACAGCAGCCCGCAGATCTGCATCAGGTCCTTACCGGACTCTGCTTCGAGTTCCCGCCACAACGCATAGCTCCGCTCCAGCAGCGGCAGGTAGTTTCCATCCAGGAAATACGCTTTCCGGATGATACGCGTTTCTCCATGCGAACTGCCAAACGCATGCCCCGGAGGATGCGGATCAAGGCCAGCCACACGCAGACCTTGTTTCGCCAGATGATACAGCGTGGCGCTGCCCATGGCGCCCACTCCTGCGACGATGACATCGTACGATTGCATGCGTGTTTCCTTCGGACCGCAACTCACTCAGGCAGCTCCATCCGGCGGTCAAGAGGACAAAACGCCGGCAGCAGCCCCTCCCGCCCCGAGGCTTGCACGCCGGGCAGCCCTCGGCTACCGAAACCCATGCAGTTGATTCAGGGACCCAAAGTCGCAGCCACCGTGCTGGAAGAATGCCAGCGTGAAATCGCCGAACTCGCCAAGCTGGGCAAGAAGCCCGGCCTGGCCGTGGTGCTGGTGGGCGATGACCCCGCTTCGCGCGCCTACGTGCGCAGCAAGGACAAGAAGTGCAAAGAGCTGGGCCTGCACTCAGTGAAGCATGAGCTGCCGGAGAACACCACACAGGAGGAACTCCTCGCGCTGGTCGCTCAATTGAATGCGGATCCCACCATCCACGGCATCCTGGTGCAAAGCCCGCCGCCGAAGCACATCGATGAAAGCGCCATCGTGCGTGCCATCGATCCGCGCAAGGACGTGGACGGCTTTCATCCGGAGAATGTGGCCAAGCTCACGCTGGAAGACCCCACCGGCTTCGTGCCGTGTACGCCCGCGGGTTGCATCCGGCTTCTGCAAGACGCCGGCGTCGCCACGGACGGCGCGCATGTGGTGGTGCTGGGCCGCAGCATGATTGTGGGCAAGCCGGTGGCGCTCCTGCTCATGGCGAAGAATTCCAACGGCGGCAACGCCACCGTGACCGTAGCGCACTCCCGCACGAAGAATCTCGCCGAGCTCACCCGCACGGCGGACATCCTCATCGCCGCCATCGGCCGCCCCCACTTCGTGAAGGCGGACATGGTGAAAGAAGGGGCCGTGGTCATCGATGTGGGCATCAACCGCGTGGAAGCCCCCGGCACGGAAAAGGGCTACAAAATCGTGGGCGACGTGGACTTTGACGCCGTGGCGCCCAAGTGCCGGGCCATCACCCCCGTCCCGGGTGGCGTGGGCCCCATGACCATCGCCCTGCTGATGGCCAATACCATCAAGGCCTGCCGCCAGTTGGGCTAGTTTTTGACCGCTTTTTCCATTCAGGCTCAGAAATTTGCACAATTCGCAAAAATCTTTGCGACTTTCGGCCTGCTCGTACGTTACACCCGGCATCCACGCGTCTCGTTTCGGGGCGTGTTTGGGGGGATTTCCGTGTACTTCGGGGCAAATCTTGGTCTGCCCACTGGTCGCGGAGTGAACGGAGGTGGTGGTCCGGGGGGACCACCACCTCCCTTTGTTTTGGGGCTCTACCAGCCCACCTTCCTTAGTTGTGCAGGATCTTCCGCGTCTCAGCCGCTTCCACGTCACGGCGGACCATCAGGGCCATGAGGGCATCCATCAGGCCATTGCCCCCTTGGCCGCCAGTCACGGCGACATCAGGCACGACCTGCACATTGCGCTCACCGATGATCTGCATCAGTTGGATCAAGGCATAGTTCTGGGAGCCCAAGGCCTCCACACCCACGCGATAGGCCTCGGCCTTCGCCTGGCCGGTGGCTCGGATGGCGTCTGAGTCACCGCCAGCACGCAGTCTGGTGCTTTCTGCCTCACCCTCGCTCTGGCGCACGCTGGCGCGGGCATGAAGCTCGGCAATCTGAACGCCCTGCTCGGCGCCCACCACCTGGTGCTGGATGTCCGCC
Protein-coding regions in this window:
- a CDS encoding phosphotransferase is translated as MPDDTELLQLTRKALPDWPRAMALEAIVKGGSDRRFYRLGFESATDAGVILMVYTMARPDNPRFVPATHRLANLGVQVPRIFAHDAETMCVWVEDLGNVDLHAYRDEPWETRRPLYQATLAEAAHLHNVDASALSTEDIAEMELCFDEALYEWEQNYFLTHFVRGFSGRDTSTPEFAEAREALQSLRSHLASLPRGLVHRDFQSQNVLIREGSAWLIDYQGVRPGLAEYDLASLLLDPYVTLSDAERDELLAWYAAHTGRDLTTMRETYLLCAAQRLMQALGAYANLSRNLNKPHFEQHIPVAVERLKAVYEAHPMLKALLPLLGE
- the folD gene encoding bifunctional methylenetetrahydrofolate dehydrogenase/methenyltetrahydrofolate cyclohydrolase FolD → MQLIQGPKVAATVLEECQREIAELAKLGKKPGLAVVLVGDDPASRAYVRSKDKKCKELGLHSVKHELPENTTQEELLALVAQLNADPTIHGILVQSPPPKHIDESAIVRAIDPRKDVDGFHPENVAKLTLEDPTGFVPCTPAGCIRLLQDAGVATDGAHVVVLGRSMIVGKPVALLLMAKNSNGGNATVTVAHSRTKNLAELTRTADILIAAIGRPHFVKADMVKEGAVVIDVGINRVEAPGTEKGYKIVGDVDFDAVAPKCRAITPVPGGVGPMTIALLMANTIKACRQLG
- the solA gene encoding N-methyl-L-tryptophan oxidase, translating into MQSYDVIVAGVGAMGSATLYHLAKQGLRVAGLDPHPPGHAFGSSHGETRIIRKAYFLDGNYLPLLERSYALWRELEAESGKDLMQICGLLCIGELESEFIAKLEGASQEAGLALDRITSAEARALHPAMQVPEDQVIYHDRDGGYLSPEKCVATHAARACVHGADVFAGEPLLEWSADGNGVRVRTANRTLSASKLILTTGAWVMPEFAKLGIPLRVRRKVMFWHRVSEAERFRDTPVWIWAQREQAFYGFPTLDGTTMKSAEDSGGEYLEHADARDFGIRSEDDAALTPFLRTAFPGLVHEIDRAKTCLYTDSVDRNFIIGFHPEHPQVLLTSCCSGHGFKLSSAMGEVLAKTVQSGVLPPETAFFGMR